A genome region from Pseudopipra pipra isolate bDixPip1 unplaced genomic scaffold, bDixPip1.hap1 HAP1_SCAFFOLD_113, whole genome shotgun sequence includes the following:
- the LOC135407966 gene encoding rRNA 2'-O-methyltransferase fibrillarin-like encodes MGVSPQVCRNWDGLGWTGLNWACPPGVFICRGREDALVTRNLVPGESVYGEKRISVEEGDTSIEYRAWNPFWSKLAAAILGGIDRIHIRPGAKVLYLGAASGTTVSHVSDIVGQEGVVYAVEFSHRSGRDLLNVAKKRTNVVPVIEDARHPHKYRMLIGMVDVIFADVAQPDQTRIVALNAHHFLRCGGHFIISIKVRPV; translated from the exons ATGGGCGTGTCCCCCCAGGTGTGCAg gaactgggatggactgggatggactgggctgaactgggcgTGTCCCCCAGGTGtgttcatctgccggggccgggAGGACGCGCTGGTGACCCGGAACCTCGTCCCGGGGGAGTCGGTGTACGGGGAGAAACGGATCAGTGTGGAg GAGGGCGACACCTCCATCGAGTACCGGGCGTGGAACCCCTTCTGGTCCAAGCTGGCGGCCGCCATCTTGGGGGGCATCGACCGCATCCACATCCGGCCCGGGGCCAAGGTGCTCTACCTGGGCGCCGCCTCGGGCACCACCGTCAGCCACGTCTCCGACATCGTGGGCCAG GAGGGCGTGGTCTACGCGGTGGAGTTCTCGCACCGCTCGGGGCGGGACCTGCTCAACGTGGCCAAGAAAAGGACCAACGTGGTTCCCGTCATCGAGGACGCCCGGCACCCCCACAAGTACAGGATGCTCATTG GGATGGTGGACGTGATCTTCGCCGACGTGGCCCAGCCCGACCAGACCCGGATCGTGGCCCTGAACGCCCATCACTTCCTGCGCTGCGGGGGGCACTTCATCATCTCCATCAAG GTCagaccagtatag